In the Streptobacillus canis genome, one interval contains:
- a CDS encoding tRNA pseudouridine synthase TruA family protein: MENRKTGYLLEISYKGKKFDCFDEMKDKKTVKGVLKDYLLSKGIKIIKGLQQAGRTDARVSAYSNYIYFMAEEFNVDCIDIEVDIEGLKIKSILKTKNNLVLPELVKRRIYIYYYPKKFLNIDEEIILKRCEEVSGYKDFSEFTNHKGLKLKNHFRDVQVTYNDEKLYFDGDSFMPQQVRRMSGYILKGKKEPMDPKFLILDKIIFEGDVF, translated from the coding sequence ATGGAAAATAGAAAAACTGGTTATTTACTTGAAATTTCATATAAAGGGAAAAAATTTGATTGTTTTGATGAAATGAAGGATAAAAAAACTGTTAAAGGTGTTCTGAAAGATTATTTATTATCTAAAGGGATAAAAATAATAAAAGGATTACAACAAGCAGGTAGAACAGATGCTAGAGTTTCTGCTTATTCAAATTATATTTACTTTATGGCTGAAGAATTTAATGTAGACTGCATAGATATAGAAGTAGATATTGAAGGATTAAAAATAAAAAGCATATTAAAAACTAAAAACAATTTAGTATTACCAGAATTAGTTAAGAGAAGAATATATATTTATTATTACCCTAAAAAATTTTTAAATATTGATGAAGAGATTATATTAAAAAGGTGTGAAGAGGTTAGTGGTTATAAGGATTTTTCTGAGTTTACAAATCATAAGGGTTTAAAACTTAAAAATCATTTTAGAGATGTACAAGTAACTTATAATGATGAAAAATTATATTTTGATGGAGATTCTTTTATGCCACAACAAGTTAGAAGGATGAGTGGATACATTTTAAAAGGGAAGAAAGAGCCTATGGATCCTAAGTTTTTAATCTTGGATAAAATTATATTTGAAGGTGATGTATTTTGA
- a CDS encoding YhdT family protein yields the protein MKKQIDKEALITTLIYFLYFVWWYYFAYIYPPKNVEEYKYILGLPEWFFYSCIVGFVWVNIAVFAVTKLFFKDVDLETGDINE from the coding sequence TTGAAAAAACAAATTGACAAAGAAGCGTTAATTACAACTTTAATTTATTTTTTATATTTTGTATGGTGGTACTATTTTGCATATATTTATCCACCAAAAAATGTTGAAGAATATAAGTATATTTTAGGATTGCCAGAATGGTTTTTCTATTCATGTATAGTTGGATTTGTTTGGGTAAATATTGCAGTTTTTGCTGTAACTAAATTATTCTTTAAAGACGTCGATTTAGAGACAGGTGATATTAATGAATAA
- the panF gene encoding sodium/pantothenate symporter: MNKIELLIPVVLYLIITISIAYYVSRRENKDNFTESYFIGNRSMGAFVLAMTVVSTYIGASSFLGGPSIAYKLGLGWVLLACIQIPLIFFTLGVLGKKIAIISRKIKAVTLIDILRKRYNNEVLIILLSVLMLVFLFASIIAQFIGGARLIESIIDIDYKIALTIFVFTVIFYTTIGGFKAVTITDAIQGLIMMVSTLILFIVIVKKVGSMSEITATIKNLDPNLLTPDAGGAISRPYILSFWILVGIGILGLPATTVRSMGYKNSKALHNGMIIGTFVVGFLLIGMHLVGFMGRAIEPNIDVSDKLIPILALKNLHPIVAGVFIGGPLAAIMSTVDSLLILISSSIVKDLYLNYVDKNANDKKLKKISLIITIGIGLITYVLSINPPSLIVWVNLFALAGQEVLFFVPVFMGLYWRRGNDMGAIASVIVGFIVFILLENFKISIFGLMNIVPSLTCALIAYVVVSLLTKETDKEILDLFFD; encoded by the coding sequence ATGAATAAAATTGAATTACTAATACCTGTAGTTCTTTATCTAATTATAACTATTTCTATTGCCTATTATGTTAGTAGAAGAGAGAATAAAGATAATTTTACAGAGTCATATTTTATCGGTAATAGAAGTATGGGAGCATTTGTTTTAGCAATGACTGTAGTTTCAACATATATTGGAGCTTCATCATTTCTAGGAGGACCATCTATAGCATACAAATTAGGATTAGGATGGGTTTTACTAGCATGTATTCAAATCCCATTAATATTCTTTACATTAGGTGTACTTGGTAAGAAAATTGCTATAATTTCAAGAAAAATTAAAGCAGTAACTTTGATAGATATATTGAGAAAAAGATACAATAATGAAGTACTAATTATATTACTTTCAGTTTTAATGTTAGTCTTTTTATTTGCTTCAATAATTGCTCAATTTATTGGTGGAGCACGTTTAATTGAAAGTATAATAGATATAGATTATAAAATCGCATTAACAATATTTGTATTTACAGTAATATTTTATACTACTATTGGTGGGTTTAAAGCAGTTACAATTACAGATGCTATACAAGGCTTAATAATGATGGTATCGACATTAATATTATTTATAGTAATTGTAAAAAAAGTTGGGTCGATGTCAGAGATTACAGCTACGATAAAAAATTTAGATCCTAATTTATTAACTCCAGATGCTGGTGGAGCTATATCAAGACCATATATATTATCTTTCTGGATTTTAGTAGGTATTGGTATTTTAGGTTTACCGGCTACTACAGTTAGAAGTATGGGATATAAAAATTCAAAAGCTTTACATAATGGTATGATAATTGGAACATTTGTAGTAGGTTTTTTATTAATAGGTATGCATTTAGTTGGATTTATGGGAAGAGCAATAGAGCCGAACATAGATGTAAGTGATAAACTTATACCAATATTAGCATTGAAAAATTTACATCCTATTGTTGCAGGAGTATTTATTGGTGGGCCACTTGCGGCAATCATGTCTACTGTAGATTCTTTATTAATATTAATATCATCATCTATAGTTAAAGATTTATACTTAAATTATGTAGATAAAAATGCAAATGATAAGAAGTTAAAGAAAATATCATTAATAATTACTATAGGTATAGGACTTATTACATATGTGTTATCAATTAACCCACCTAGTTTAATAGTATGGGTTAACTTATTTGCACTTGCAGGGCAAGAAGTATTATTTTTTGTTCCTGTATTTATGGGGTTATATTGGAGAAGAGGTAATGATATGGGAGCAATTGCATCAGTGATTGTTGGATTTATAGTATTTATATTACTTGAAAACTTTAAAATTTCAATATTTGGGTTAATGAATATTGTACCATCATTAACATGTGCATTAATTGCTTATGTTGTTGTTTCATTACTTACAAAAGAAACAGATAAAGAAATATTAGATTTATTTTTTGATTAA
- a CDS encoding pseudouridine-5'-phosphate glycosidase — protein MKQYLEINPIVKEALENNKPVVALESTIISHGMPYPQNVEVALEVEKIARENGVVPATIGIINGKLKVGLTEDEINFLGKEGLNVPKVSRRDLAYVVSNGLNGATTVATTMIIAALAGVKIFATGGIGGVHRNAEVTMDISADLEELAQTNVAVICAGAKSILDLPLTLEYLETKGVPVLGYKTKELPAFYTIKSGYNLDYAIETPSEFAGILKTKWDLGLNGGVVIANPIPEQYAMDFDTITNAINEALEEAEKLGIKGKDSTPFLLDKVKKITAGKSLDANIQLVYNNVRLASQIAKEFVNL, from the coding sequence ATGAAACAATATTTAGAAATTAACCCAATCGTTAAAGAAGCTTTAGAAAATAATAAACCTGTTGTTGCATTAGAATCAACAATTATCTCTCACGGAATGCCTTACCCACAAAACGTTGAAGTTGCATTAGAAGTTGAAAAAATTGCTAGAGAAAATGGTGTTGTCCCTGCAACTATTGGTATTATAAACGGAAAATTAAAAGTTGGTTTAACTGAAGATGAAATTAACTTTTTAGGAAAAGAAGGATTAAATGTTCCAAAAGTAAGTAGACGTGACTTAGCTTATGTTGTAAGTAATGGTTTAAATGGTGCTACAACTGTTGCAACTACAATGATAATAGCTGCATTAGCTGGTGTTAAAATATTTGCAACGGGTGGTATTGGAGGAGTTCATAGAAATGCTGAAGTTACTATGGATATATCTGCCGATCTTGAAGAATTAGCTCAAACAAATGTTGCAGTTATCTGTGCAGGGGCTAAATCAATATTAGATTTACCATTAACATTAGAATACTTAGAAACTAAAGGTGTACCTGTTCTAGGATATAAAACTAAAGAATTACCTGCATTTTATACAATTAAAAGTGGATATAATTTAGATTATGCAATTGAAACTCCATCAGAATTTGCAGGAATTTTAAAAACTAAATGGGATTTAGGATTAAATGGTGGTGTTGTAATTGCTAACCCAATTCCAGAACAATATGCTATGGACTTTGATACTATTACTAATGCAATAAATGAAGCTTTAGAAGAAGCTGAAAAATTAGGTATTAAAGGAAAAGATTCTACTCCATTCTTACTTGATAAAGTCAAGAAAATTACAGCAGGTAAGTCATTAGATGCTAATATACAATTAGTATACAACAATGTAAGACTTGCATCTCAAATCGCAAAAGAGTTTGTTAATTTATAG
- a CDS encoding carbohydrate kinase family protein translates to MICIIGGANIDIQGFSDNAIILNDSNPGKIEKGFGGVGRNITENLSHLNAKTKFIAPIGDDEFSVSLLEYMNKKNVDMSNCLIIKGESLSTYLSVLNDENEMIVAISSMSILEKLDIPYLKNKEEIVKDSDVLVLDTNLRQDVIEYLSSLDQKLIVDLVSTTKAKKIKNVLNKIHSIKPNRIEAEFLTGIEIVDEISMQKAAQKLLDQGIKNVYITLGKDGVYFMNDRQSGLIHNPKIKAVDITGAGDAFTAGIAYSVANNFDIEKTAKIAMSMSIINVTNIGTCYQGLTKELLNDTLKQYFNIEL, encoded by the coding sequence ATGATTTGTATTATAGGTGGAGCTAACATAGATATACAAGGTTTCTCTGATAACGCAATTATTCTTAATGATTCAAATCCTGGTAAAATTGAAAAAGGATTTGGTGGTGTCGGAAGAAATATTACAGAAAATCTTTCTCATTTAAATGCTAAAACAAAATTTATTGCACCTATAGGTGATGATGAATTTTCTGTTTCACTATTAGAATACATGAATAAAAAAAATGTTGATATGTCAAACTGCTTAATTATTAAAGGAGAATCTTTATCAACATATTTATCAGTATTAAATGATGAAAATGAGATGATAGTTGCTATCTCAAGTATGTCAATTTTAGAAAAACTTGATATCCCTTATTTAAAAAATAAAGAAGAGATTGTAAAAGATTCAGATGTGCTTGTATTAGACACTAATTTACGTCAAGATGTAATTGAATATCTATCAAGTTTAGATCAAAAACTTATTGTTGATTTAGTTTCTACAACTAAAGCAAAAAAAATAAAAAATGTCCTTAATAAAATTCATTCTATTAAGCCTAATAGAATAGAAGCTGAATTTTTAACAGGAATTGAAATTGTAGATGAAATAAGTATGCAAAAGGCTGCTCAAAAATTATTAGACCAAGGAATTAAGAATGTTTATATTACTCTTGGAAAAGATGGTGTATATTTTATGAATGATAGACAAAGTGGTCTAATACATAATCCTAAGATTAAAGCTGTTGATATTACAGGAGCAGGAGATGCTTTTACAGCTGGTATTGCATATTCAGTTGCAAATAATTTTGATATAGAAAAAACAGCAAAAATCGCAATGTCTATGTCAATTATTAATGTTACTAACATTGGTACTTGTTATCAAGGTTTAACAAAAGAATTATTAAATGATACTTTAAAACAATATTTTAATATAGAATTATAG
- the rpiB gene encoding ribose 5-phosphate isomerase B: protein MKIVIGNDHAGVEYKNQLVDYLVSKGIEVINVGTDSADSVDYPDIAKEVSKRVLDKTANFGILICGTGIGISIAANKVPGIRAALVTNELCARLSRQHNDANILALGARVTGIELAKSCVDAFLTAEFEGGRHSNRVGKIECSCGVIE, encoded by the coding sequence ATGAAAATTGTAATAGGAAATGACCACGCAGGTGTGGAGTATAAAAATCAATTAGTAGATTATTTAGTTTCAAAAGGAATAGAAGTTATTAATGTGGGAACAGATAGTGCAGATTCTGTAGATTATCCAGATATAGCAAAAGAAGTTTCTAAAAGAGTATTAGATAAAACAGCAAATTTTGGAATATTAATATGTGGTACAGGAATTGGAATTTCTATAGCTGCCAATAAAGTACCAGGAATAAGAGCAGCTTTAGTAACTAATGAATTATGTGCGAGATTATCAAGACAGCATAACGATGCAAATATATTAGCTCTAGGTGCAAGAGTTACTGGAATAGAATTAGCAAAATCATGTGTAGATGCATTTTTAACTGCTGAATTTGAAGGTGGAAGACATAGTAATAGAGTAGGTAAAATTGAATGTAGTTGTGGAGTGATTGAATAA
- a CDS encoding histidine triad nucleotide-binding protein has product MSTIFKKIIDKEIPAKIVYEDDEFLAFEDIAPAAKIHVLVIPKKEIRNLDSATEEDIMLLGKLQLIIAKIARMLGVNETGYRVVTNINEDAGQTVFHIHYHILAGEKLGVMA; this is encoded by the coding sequence ATGTCAACAATTTTTAAGAAAATAATAGATAAAGAGATTCCGGCTAAAATAGTATATGAAGATGATGAATTTTTAGCATTTGAAGATATTGCTCCAGCTGCAAAAATACATGTGTTAGTAATACCTAAAAAAGAAATTAGAAATTTAGATTCAGCAACTGAAGAAGATATAATGTTACTAGGAAAATTACAATTAATAATAGCAAAAATTGCTAGAATGTTAGGTGTAAATGAAACTGGATATAGAGTAGTTACAAATATAAATGAAGATGCTGGTCAAACAGTATTCCATATACATTATCATATTCTAGCAGGCGAAAAGTTAGGAGTTATGGCTTAA